From the Saccharomycodes ludwigii strain NBRC 1722 chromosome I, whole genome shotgun sequence genome, one window contains:
- the MIP1 gene encoding DNA-directed DNA polymerase gamma MIP1 (similar to Saccharomyces cerevisiae YOR330C | MIP1 | MItochondrial DNA Polymerase), with protein MKKNILLKQTNTCIVESILFVGWECSIRSLSKNRGIKNIRQYVTASSSISGPTINNTTKSIKDSAYDEKDLDINPVGIQHLSPSLRRQLFGSAKNSNITGKLTKDQKQALTNIAIYSLKQHHLYGRKTSIKKPIDFQLPKLRGKTLEEHFQKLGNYMSEPYLTMCKNKFTRIVDKPKQWIMESGCWFRYVPGEPPQKVTYPLENTLIFDVETMPKISPFPVLATAVSDKAWYSWCSPFLTTDGKDNFKHLIPLDTHNKKNPKLIIGHNISYDRARVLEEYNFKKSNAFFLDTLSLHSATAGMCSRQRPKWTKAKKMLRERKKLAEELENNEDQHITCKNEINDGDPANLVIENPIKDDPWVGLSSLNSLKDVASFYCDIDLKKEDRDIFVEAEDKHEIITNFQKLCTYCANDVEATSRVFDKVFPLFLKTVPHPVSFGALRSLSSCFLPVDSQQWTNYIESSEALYQKSKKDIEAKILQIVQDTVKLKDDIDQVNKNPWLKQLDWTIKPLKLTKKGVPVKNQKLPGYPEWYRSLFPNKMATNPKITIKSRQIPLFFNLSWEGFPVIWSSVNGWCFEVLQKDALKYETEKNYIRATAEEDTGKSCESGFVRFKIPHPNGPDFNCTSLLTKSYIHFFQKKVMTSSSPYALEALNINSSGSYWMSSRQRIMEQFVVSKRDFPQEFCFDGKVNDEDKDNDLALILPLIVPMGTITRRAVENTWLTASNAKKNRIGSELKAQVKAPAGYSFVGADVDSEELWIASLVGDSVFNIHGGTPIGWMTLEGTKNEGTDLHTKTAQILGCSRNEAKVFNYGRIYGAGAKFATQLLKNFVPSLSSDEAARVANNLYESTKGQKFYSDKDFDKFWFGGSESILFNKLENIAEQNEPRTPVLGSGITIALKKKNLNKNGFLPSRINWVIQSSGVDYLHLLCCSMNYLIDTYNIDARMCISIHDEIRYLVKNEDKYRAALALQISNLWTRAMFCEQMGMDNLPQNCAFFSAVDIDFVLRKEVDLDCITPSNKVAIPPGESLDIYKLLENPKSALINGRDLDLSKYPYKPRVPVLSVYDKDNDDDFLKYFLKMQVQDNKATVTKLAREYTQEQQRELFMNNSKNLPEPKSYQDFMREEFKTHKVNKNNVSTIDNLLSKGSDSVKKDSKSMSRRRVLVKSPVKTDIYEKVNRRVFGGNAAFDAFYNSVDKNGAYVSKQDSKFFKKNMIDKIVEKSLDTNKKTTFTKEKTIRRKNSINKHDNNSSKEVSCKKRVGNNHHEGTASFKHTTYSSNKAKRGSLILEK; from the coding sequence ATAATACGACAAAGTCTATTAAAGATAGCGCTTATGATGAGAAAGATTTAGATATAAACCCTGTGGGTATTCAGCATTTATCTCCATCCTTGAGACGACAACTATTTGGCTCTGCAAAAAACAGTAATATAACCGGAAAGCTAACAAAAGATCAAAAGCAAGCATTAACAAACATTGCAATATACTCATTGAAGCAGCATCATTTATATGGTAGAAAAACATCCATTAAAAAACCCATTGACTTTCAGCTACCAAAACTTAGAGGCAAAACATTGGAAGaacattttcaaaaattggGTAATTATATGTCGGAGCCTTATTTAACAATGTGTAAGAATAAATTTACTAGGATAGTAGATAAACCTAAACAATGGATTATGGAATCAGGCTGCTGGTTTAGATATGTTCCGGGTGAACCACCACAAAAAGTTACATATCCACTAGAAAATACGTTAATATTTGATGTTGAAACAATGCCCAAAATATCGCCATTCCCAGTATTAGCGACTGCAGTGTCAGACAAAGCTTGGTATAGTTGGTGTTCTCCATTTTTGACTACAGATGGGAAAGataattttaaacattTGATACCCTTGGATACCCACAATAAGAAAAACCCAAAGTTAATTATAGGGCATAATATTAGTTATGACAGAGCCAGAGTATTGGAggaatataattttaaaaaatcaaatgcattttttttggatacATTATCTTTGCATTCCGCTACTGCTGGTATGTGTTCTAGACAAAGGCCGAAATGGACCAAGGCAAAGAAAATGCtgagagaaagaaagaagctGGCGGAAGAGTTGGAAAATAATGAGGATCAACATATTACttgtaaaaatgaaataaatgaTGGTGATCCAGCTAATTTAGTTATTGAGAATCCAATAAAAGATGATCCATGGGTTGGGTTATCATCCTTAAATTCTCTGAAAGATGTAGCATCTTTTTACTGTGATATTGATTTGAAGAAAGAGGATAGAGATATTTTTGTAGAGGCTGAAGATAAACATGAGATTATTACTAATTTCCAAAAACTTTGTACTTATTGTGCTAATGATGTAGAAGCCACTAGCAGAGTGTTTGATAAAGTTTTCcccttatttttaaagactGTTCCACACCCAGTGTCATTTGGTGCATTAAGGAGTTTAAGTAGTTGTTTTTTACCAGTAGACTCGCAGCAATGGACAAACTATATTGAATCTTCGGAAGctttatatcaaaaaagtaaaaaagatatagaAGCAAAAATACTTCAGATTGTCCAAGATACAGTAAAATTGAAAGATGATATTGACCAAGTGAATAAAAATCCCTGGTTGAAGCAATTAGATTGGACGATCAAGCCATTGAAATTAACTAAAAAGGGAGTGCCAGTGAAAAACCAAAAGTTACCTGGTTATCCTGAATGGTATAGGTCCTTATTTCCAAATAAAATGGCTAcaaatccaaaaataaCCATTAAATCCAGGCAAATAccactttttttcaatttgtcTTGGGAGGGTTTCCCGGTTATTTGGTCTAGTGTTAATGGCTGGTGTTTTGAAGTTTTGCAGAAAGATGCGTTGAAGTATGAAACAGAGAAGAATTACATCAGAGCAACTGCAGAAGAAGATACGGGAAAAAGTTGTGAGTCTGGTTTTGTTCGATTTAAAATACCACATCCTAATGGTCCAGATTTTAATTGTACCTCCTTATTAACTAAATCGTACATtcacttttttcaaaaaaaggtaaTGACATCTAGTTCACCTTATGCGTTGGAAGCTTTGAATATAAATTCTTCTGGGTCGTATTGGATGAGTAGTAGACAGAGAATTATGGAACAGTTTGTAGTGTCTAAAAGGGATTTCCCTCAAgagttttgttttgatgGAAAAGTTAATGATGAAGATAAAGACAATGATTTAGCTTTGATATTACCGCTTATTGTTCCGATGGGTACAATTACTAGGAGAGCAGTGGAAAATACTTGGTTAACCGCTTCAAAtgcgaaaaaaaataggatTGGTTCTGAATTAAAAGCGCAGGTAAAAGCGCCAGCTGGATATTCTTTTGTTGGTGCGGATGTGGATTCTGAAGAATTATGGATTGCTTCTTTGGTAGGAGATtctgtttttaatatacaCGGCGGGACACCAATTGGATGGATGACGTTAGAGGGAACCAAAAATGAGGGTACTGATTTGCATACTAAAACTGCGCAAATCTTAGGATGTTCAAGAAATGAGGctaaagtttttaattacGGCAGAATTTACGGTGCGGGTGCCAAATTTGCAACacaattattgaaaaacttTGTTCCTTCATTATCAAGTGATGAGGCGGCACGCGTAGCAAATAATTTGTATGAATCTACAAAGGgacaaaaattttattcagACAAGGATTTCGATAAGTTTTGGTTTGGTGGTTCTGAATCAATCTTATTCAATAAATTGGAGAATATTGCTGAACAGAATGAACCAAGAACCCCTGTTTTAGGTTCTGGAATTACAATTgctcttaaaaaaaagaatttaaataaGAATGGGTTTTTGCCTTCCAGAATTAATTGGGTGATCCAATCATCAGGAGTTGATTATTTGCATTTATTGTGTTGTTCtatgaattatttaattgataCGTATAATATTGATGCTAGAATGTGTATATCCATTCATGATGAGATCAGGTATTTGGTTAAGAACGAAGATAAATATAGGGCAGCTTTGGCATTGCAAATTAGCAATTTATGGACTCGGGCAATGTTTTGTGAGCAGATGGGTATGGACAATTTACCTCAAAACTGTGCATTTTTCAGTGCTGTTGATATTGACTTTGttttaagaaaagaagTTGATTTAGATTGTATTACACCTTCAAATAAGGTTGCAATTCCTCCTGGCGAGTCATTGGACATTTACAAATTACTCGAAAATCCTAAATCAGCTTTAATTAATGGGAGGGATCTTGATTTGAGCAAGTATCCATATAAACCAAGGGTGCCAGTTTTATCTGTTTATGATaaagataatgatgatgattttttaaaatattttttgaaaatgcaAGTTCAGGATAATAAAGCAACTGTTACCAAATTAGCAAGAGAATACACTCAAGAACAGCAACGTGAATTATTTATGAACAACAGTAAAAATTTACCCGAGCCCAAATCGTATCAAGATTTCATGCGTGAAGAATTCAAAACACATAAAGTTAATAAGAACAATGTTTCTACCATAGATAATTTACTTTCCAAAGGTTCGGATTCCGTTAAGAAGGATTCAAAGTCTATGAGTAGAAGAAGAGTTTTAGTCAAATCCCCAGTTAAAACAGATATTTatgaaaaagtaaataGAAGAGTATTTGGTGGGAACGCTGCCTTTGATGCATTTTACAATTctgttgataaaaatggtGCTTATGTGTCTAAACAGGATTCaaagtttttcaaaaaaaacatgatTGATAAAATTGTGGAAAAAAGTTTGGACACTAATAAAAAGACAACTTTTACCAAGGAGAAGACCATCAGAAGGAAGAATTCAATCAACAAGCATGACAACAATTCAAGTAAGGAGGTTTCTTGCAAGAAAAGGGTGGGAAATAATCATCATGAAGGCACTGCATCGTTTAAGCATACAACCTACAGTTCTAATAAAGCTAAAAGAGgttcattaattttagaaaaatga
- the SCD5 gene encoding Scd5p (similar to Saccharomyces cerevisiae YOR329C | SCD5 | Suppressor of Clathrin Deficiency): MSYNWMASSSNGQIPLDNHYTQQNYVQNGHNQNPPVLPPHNSSPRMHSNSSPVKPNYDALRALLNNPSPVPSPTGNNEVRSSSGDNTNRNYNPFRTSDIHNINSNTVTNASALNNNKGFVQDFSSKISTTTSNSMTNMVLSPRKANHSGNQETDPNRLSLTPYQLSLNEAKTYLRWYNNILIRKHSNIIRLVDIFKFLQINFPISESVKQAIEALFHFCKDNLKIGQFYAVLRLISHALMEKISPSVNLLGLEAPALRPKSILNKNKVQELYEEVADDPGSDQKFDFDNFASLLLTGKSHRVRRVVVDSDGKQVSAKKVRFSEKLETFQEEPGMSQEAPTFNYDINLVGSNGANGKTDLSLPMDQLLKKINANTQPESQEEKEVLADMKDSLKHFQNLPKIDSVTLGIPNQFIPNGTSTNNYQQLNSGILQPLKPTATGSANHLFEQEHKPIITNDLSGGSVLQPLKPTATGSANHLFSQHEQQQGTVLQPLHPTATGSANHLFEQQQSTLLQQPLKPTATGSANHLFSQQQPASFQQPLKQANTGNIDNLFTPQHLQPTFVGSNNDKTDNIFNQQQSHPIKPVETGSTNYLQEHGKHNENKLQYDSLKPTPTGPGNYYMMHPNNFPQSNNNINTNNTAYMPKLSPQVTTNNSNASNNLLTLNYHSTVTSSNGDNNNNALHSISPTNTSLQVPQFQFTSPNIIVGSPNPSPIMVTNNHGKPPVPPRTNLSSNLSSYQTPSLVDNNGNVSNNNLASGYFQSLLTSNNNNGIHANVSNLALNPSTSSPPPLNLQMSFNNNGTDSPYMHDQLQPQPQQFMHVNNGTVNNGMLSSTTSSDNILGDIRTLQQEIDNIQQSLYRH, encoded by the coding sequence ATGTCTTACAATTGGATGGCCTCATCATCTAATGGACAAATTCCTCTGGACAACCATTACACTCAACAAAATTATGTGCAAAATGGGCATAACCAAAATCCACCTGTTCTACCACCGCATAACTCTTCACCTCGTATGCATAGTAATAGCTCGCCAGTAAAACCAAACTATGATGCACTAAGAGCCCTATTAAATAATCCCTCTCCTGTTCCATCACCTACTGGCAATAACGAGGTTAGGAGTAGTAGCGGAGATAACACTAATCGTAATTATAATCCTTTTAGAACATCAGATATCCATAATATCAATTCCAACACTGTAACTAATGCCTCTGCattaaacaacaacaaggGTTTCGTCCAAGATTTTTCTTCGAAAATATCGACAACCACAAGTAATTCTATGACTAACATGGTGCTTTCACCTAGGAAGGCAAACCACAGTGGAAATCAAGAAACAGATCCCAATCGTTTGTCATTAACTCCATATCAATTATCTTTAAATGAAGCTAAGACTTATTTGAGATGgtacaataatattttgattagAAAACACAGCAATATTATTCGGTTAGTTGAtatctttaaatttttacagattaattttccaatttcCGAGTCAGTCAAGCAAGCTATAGAAgctttatttcatttttgtaaagataatttgaaaatcgGTCAGTTTTATGCAGTTTTGAGGCTTATTTCGCATGCACtaatggaaaaaataagcCCTTCAGTAAATTTGCTTGGCCTCGAAGCGCCAGCTTTGAGACCAAaatctattttaaataagaATAAGGTTCAAGAGCTTTATGAGGAAGTAGCTGATGACCCAGGGTCCGatcaaaaatttgattttgacAATTTTgcatcattattgttaacgGGGAAAAGTCACCGAGTTAGAAGAGTGGTAGTAGACTCGGATGGAAAACAGGTGTCTGCTAAGAAAGTCAGATTTTCCGAAAAGTTGGAAACTTTCCAGGAAGAACCAGGAATGAGCCAAGAAGCACCAACTTTTAATTATGATATTAATCTTGTTGGTAGCAATGGTGCTAATGGGAAAACTGACTTATCGTTGCCTATGGAtcaattattgaaaaaaataaatgccAACACACAACCAGAATCgcaagaagaaaaagaagtttTGGCTGATATGAAAGATtctttaaaacattttcaaaacttaCCCAAAATCGACAGTGTTACCTTGGGAATACCAAACCAATTCATTCCTAACGGTACCAGTACCAATAACTATCAGCAACTAAATAGTGGAATTTTGCAACCATTGAAACCAACGGCTACAGGTTCAGCAAATCATTTATTTGAACAAGAACATAAACCAATAATCACAAACGATTTAAGTGGCGGCTCTGTATTACAGCCCTTAAAACCAACAGCCACGGGATCTGCaaatcatttattttctcaGCACGAGCAACAACAGGGAACTGTTTTACAACCATTGCATCCCACTGCCACTGGTTCGGCAAATCATCTATttgaacaacaacaatctACTCTATTACAACAACCTTTGAAACCCACAGCAACTGGCTCTGCAAATCATTTGTTTTCCCAACAACAACCTGCCTCATTTCAACAACCGTTAAAACAAGCAAATACTGGAAACattgataatttatttacaCCACAACACTTACAACCCACTTTTGTAGGATCAAACAACGATAAGACTGACAACATATTTAACCAACAACAATCACATCCAATCAAACCTGTCGAGACTGGATCAACGAACTATTTACAAGAGCATGGGAAGCataatgaaaacaaattaCAATACGATAGTTTAAAACCAACGCCTACTGGCCCTGGAAACTACTATATGATGCATCCGAACAATTTTCCtcaatcaaataataatattaacacaAACAATACCGCATATATGCCTAAATTATCACCACAAGttactactaataacagtaatgCCAGCAATAATTTACTGACATTAAATTACCATTCTACTGTTACATCTTCAAatggtgataataataacaacgcGTTGCATAGTATTTCTCCCACCAATACCAGTTTACAAGTTCCTCAATTTCAATTTACAAGTCCCAATATTATTGTAGGCTCACCTAATCCTTCGCCTATTATGGTAACAAATAATCATGGTAAACCACCGGTTCCACCTCGTACAAATTTAAGTTCGAATCTTTCATCATATCAAACACCTTCTCTGGTTgacaataatggtaatgttagtaataacaatttgGCATCGGGTTATTTTCAATCTTTATTAACaagcaacaataataatggcatTCATGCCAATGTTTCTAATTTGGCATTGAATCCATCAACTTCGTCACCGCCACCATTAAATCTTCAAATgagttttaataataatggtactGATAGCCCTTATATGCATGATCAATTACAACCTCAACCACAACAATTTATGCATGTAAATAACGGTACTGTGAATAATGGCATGCTATCTTCTACCACTTCCTCGGATAACATATTGGGTGATATTAGAACATTACAACAGGAAATAGATAACATTCAACAGAGTTTATATCGGCATTGA
- a CDS encoding uncharacterized protein (similar to Saccharomyces cerevisiae YOR327C | SNC2 | Suppressor of the Null allele of CAP (paralog of YAL030W | SNC1)) produces the protein MSSSVPYDPYIPPAEEENSQSKAAALKAEIDDTVGIMRDNINKVAERGERLTSIEDKADNLAVSAQGFKRGANRVRKQMWWKDLKMKMCLVLVVIILLVVIVVPIAVHFA, from the coding sequence atgTCATCATCTGTTCCATACGATCCATATATTCCACCTGCTGAAGAGGAAAATTCGCAAAGCAAAGCAGCTGCTTTAAAGGCTGAAATTGATGATACAGTCGGTATCATGAgagataatattaataaagttgCAGAACGTGGTGAAAGGTTAACATCAATTGAAGATAAGGCCGATAATTTAGCAGTATCGGCCCAAGGGTTTAAAAGAGGTGCCAATAGAGTTAGGAAACAAATGTGGTGGaaagatttgaaaatgaaaatgtgTTTGGTTCtagttgttattattttattggttgttattgttgttccAATTGCTGTTCATTTTGCttga